The Gammaproteobacteria bacterium DNA window ATGATGAGCGAAGCAAGGCGTATCCAGTTCACCCGTGTATTTACCATCAATTATTTGAGGTTGAGTGGCAATCAGTTTGTGAACGTTATAAAGTTCGGCAATTGGTTGAGTAATAAAATTATTGGTTGATGTAATGATAATTAAATGATCGCCGGCAATTCGGTGCTTTTCTAGTGCAGCCACGCCTTTTTTAGTCATGATCGGTTTGATTCTTTCTTCTACAAATTCTGTGCGCCATTTTTTGAGTGTCTCTAGTGGGTGTTCGCTGAGAGGTTTGAAGGCGAATCGAGAGAATTCATAGATATCCAAGCAGCCTTGTTTATATTGCTCGTAGAATTCTCGATTGGTGCGTTCATAGATTTCTGCGTCTACTACACCTTGCTGCACTAAGTGCTGGCCCCATAAATAGTCACTGTCACCGGCAAGTAAGGTTTCATCGAGGTCAAAAAGAGCGAGTGCCACTTATATCTCCTTTATAATTGTGGTTATTTAGGGTCAAGTTTAGAGAAGTTAGTTGCAAATAACCGTGTATTTGCGCCAATTAGGTGCATGTGAAAGAATGGGTTAGTGCATTTATTCTAACAAACTATAACAAAATGATAGATTCACAGGGGTATCGAGCTAATGTTGGCATTGTATTGTATAACGATGCTGGGCAGCTATTCTGGTGTAAGCGCTGTGGACAAGATGCTTGGCAGTTTCCACAAGGTGGTATTAGCGAGAATGAATCTCCTGAAGATGCGTTATATCGTGAGTTAAAAGAAGAGACAGGTCTGTCCCGCAACGATGTCGAAATCGTTGCCAGTTCTAAACAATGGCTTAAGTATCGTCTCCCACCTCATCTAGTCCGTCGTCGCTGTTTTCCAAAATGCATTGGCCAAAAGCAACGTTGGTTTTTGTTGCGCATGGTGTCAGATGAAAGTCGCATAGATTTACAGAATTCAGATATTCCTGAGTTTGACGGATGGGCATGGGTAGATTATTGGCAACCAATCAATGATGTAGTGTTTTTTAAACGTAAAGTTTATCGACGCGCGTTAACTGAATTTGCGCCTATTATGAATATTTCTGTCGATTAATAACTATTGGTTAGGTTTTTTCCTTAACCAAATAATTATTCCTGTAAAAGCGAGTATTAATAAAAGTATTGCTGCAATTGACATAATATTTTGTCCCCAGCCACCTAGTAATCTTCCGCTGTGTAAATCTAATAAAACGCGCTCGTAATTTATCTCATTACTGCGCGCATGTTCTTGAATGAGTTTATCTATGTCGTTAGGTGTATGCGTGGGTGCAACCCATTTAGGGTGTGGACCTTTCAATGGCTGCCAGGCCGACAACTCCTTACTGCCTTTCCAGTAAGTGTTAACACCGCGTATTACTGGATGGCCATTACTAGTGATTGAAATGCCTAATGGGTTTTCAGGTAAACCAGTGTATTTGCCGATTTCATCAACAATTTGTCCATCATGGTCTATCAAGACTAAGCTTGACTGAGTAGCCAGCAATATAAAGTCATCAAGATATAATGCTCCGACCAAAGATTGTTTAAGATTTAGTGCGTAGTGCCCATTCAGATAAATATAATTGCTTGCTTGCGAGACAAGATGGCCATTCGTTTGAAATGACGTGACGCTAAACTCGCCGATATTATAGTGGTTAAGTAACCAAGCTGTACTAATGTGAGATTTATTTAGTTTCAATGTGTCACTGAAATTTAAGAATAGGCCAGTTGCGGATAATACAATCACAAACAGTGATGCGGTCACTCCGATATATCGGTGCCAGATGTGTAGCTTTGCCATGGGTGCTTATTATTGTTATGTCTATATGAGTCTTTTGTCCCTGAGCATTTAGCGTAGCAAATGCTGGGTTTATATTATTCTTCTTTTACCACTTGTTTGTGCAAGTAAAGCGCCATTCTAGACAATTTCTTCATAGCATTCACTGACATAGTTGCGCCAGTGATATTATCGATAGGTTGATTGAGTTTATTTTTGGTCGTTAGATAAGCGCCATCAAATTGCTCTGTAAAGAAATCATTGCGAATTTCCCAGCCACGACTTTCTCTGAAGACTAGCACTTTGAATTGTTCGACTTGATTATCTGAAATGACAAAACCAGCAGTAATTGGGAGTTCTTTGCCAATTTTCTCAAGAATCCAAACTGTGCGATCTCCATCACGCCAATAGGGAATGCGAATTTTACTATAGCGATGTCCAAGTATAGATTTTAATTCTTTGCTGAGATCGCCTTTTACAATGACACGTTCAGCTTCTGGAGCAGTGCTAGAAAAGATTTCAAGAATAAAATCTTCTGGAGACTGGTAAACCCCCTTAGCCCATGAGTATGAACAGGCTAAAGAGGTTACCAATATTAACAATGTAATAATCGATTTACGCATGTAACTGTAGATTATCTGATTTTGCATTGCTAAGTAAGGCAGTAGTAAATTTTTAGAACTGCCAACCTATACCAAGATTGTATCCTTTGAAATCGCGATCTTCTTCTGCGTCTTCATCATGCTCGCGGTCTTGGTAATCTGCTTTTAGTACTACATGTTCATGTAACCACCAGTTTGCACCTAATGTCCACTGGTTGAACTCATCACGTTCACGTGCCCCCTCAACATCTTCGTAACGGAAGAAGAATCCAAGGTTTTCAATTGGTTTGATGCTTGGCTCTATGTACCAGCCTTTTTGCTCATCATCATCTGCAGCCTCAACCGCATCACCATCAAAGTCCCATTCTGCATAATAAGCACGTAGGCCAACACCTAAACCACCAACGTTACCGGCATAGGCAAGATGAGCAGCGTATAAGAAACCATCGTCTAAGCCATCTCCACCAGTTTGTGATGCATCATCTTGGTGTTGAAGCGCTAAACCAACTTCTAAGCCTTGTACACCTGTGTATGTGACTGCACCCGTATAAGCAACATGGCTACCATCGGCATTAGATGCTTTTTGGCGACCACTACGCACTCGATATGCATTGCCCCCAGTAGTCGGAATTTCTAATCCAGAGTGAACTGCTGCTTCTAGTTTGAAGCCAGCATCAAATACATGGGTTAATTTAGAGCCAACAGCCCACCATGTTGCAGGCGTAATGATCGCTTCAATGTTATTTCTTTCCACTCCGTAGAATGTATCGGGCTCATGAGTTTCGTTGAGAATGCCTACTGGTATTAAGAACACACCACCCAATACGCTTGAGTTGTTATTAAAGTCATACTCTATGTAAGCTTGTTCAATTTCGACTTCACCGCCTAATGGGTCACCATCTGATTCAACGCCACCATGCTCAATCTCAAACTCAGAGAAGAAACGCAGTTTTTCAGTAAATTGATAACCAAAGAACAAGACAAAACGATGAATATCAAATTCGTCTAAATCTCTAGAATCATCTTCTGCGTTTAAATTGTTGTAGTGGACTTCACCATAGCCGCCAATGGACAGATTCTGTAGGCCTTCAAGTAGTGGGTTTTCTATTGCTTCGGCTGCAGCTTCTGCAACTTCTGTTGCTTCCTGTGCATTGTCCGTTGCAACTTTGGCAGATGCTGCAGCTTCTTCTGCTGCATGTTTTGCATCTTGTACTGCTTTTTTATTTTCTTCTCGTTCAGACATGAGGAATTTTACAGCGGCTTTAAGCTGTTCATATTCTTCCTTGTCGACAGTCACTTGCTCGCCAGCAAACCCATTGCTAGAAATTAAAAGTGACATACTTACGAGAAAACCGAATGAAAATTGTTTAACTTTCATTGATGTACTCCCTTTAAATTACTGAAAAATAAGAAGATTTATTTAAATGTTTGTGTGTCTAAAGAAGAAGAATATAGCAATAATAGTGCAAATGCAAATCATTCTTATTAAGCTTTATATCCTCATTTAAGGTAGATTTGTGTTAAATTCATGTCTAATGGCGCTGACATTATTGAGCGCTATTCAGGCAGTTAGTTAAGGAGTCTGATACGTAATTTAGTGAAAGTATTTATTAGGATATAAAGAATGATCAGAACTATTTTGATAACAGTATTGATAATGGTCACAACATTTTTCGCCAATGCGACATTGGCTGCGGCTGCGGTAACTTCAAAACAAGTCGGACATCACTACATTCAGATGGCTTATCAAATGTTCGCTGATACGCATAAAACAGCTGTGATATTGGAGCAATCAATTAATCAATTTATTGCAAATCCAAATAGTCAAACACATGAGACAGCTAAAAAAGCTTGGATTAAGGCACATATCACATATTCACAAACGGAAGTATTTAGATTTGGTAATCCCAATGTGGACGATTGGGAAGGGAAAGTGAATGCTTGGCCAATGGATGAAGGATTACTGGATTATGTTAATGAGGATTACCATTACGAAGATGGTAATCCTCATGCTAATGAGAATCTTATAGCCAGCCAAGCTGAGATTAACACTGAGTTAGTAAAATCAACGCATGAAAAAGCAGGGTCAGAAGCAAATGTGGCGTCAGGATATCACGCGGTAGAATTTTTGTTATGGGGACAGGATCAGAATGCAGAGAATGCATCATCAGGAAACCGTTCGCATACAGATTTTTTGCAAAGTGATCTCTGCACAAATCCTCCTTGTGATCGTCGTGCAGGATATCTTGGTGTGATTACACATTTAATTGTTAATGACGTTGCAGAAATGCTAGAGCAATGGCATCCATCAACAGGTAGTTATGCAAAAGAATTTGCTGGGTTAACTGGCAATGAGCAAGTTCACAGAATGTTATTGGGTATCGGCGGTTTGGGCTTTGGTGAGTTGGCTGCAGAACGAATTCGTGTTGCTTTAATTGCTAATTCTCAAGAGGATGAACAATCCTGCTTTAGTGATACTACTGATTTGGCTATACTAAGTAACACAGTCGCGATAAGAAATATTTACCTCGGTCAGTATGAAACTTTGCAGGGTGAATTGATTGAAGGTCCTTCGCTAAGTGATCTGGTCTCAAGTTCGAAGTTAGATAATCAGCTAAAAGAACAATTAGAATCTAGTGTGTCGACTGCTAATGAAATTTCACAAGTTGCAAGACATGGTGAGCCTTTTGATCAACAAATACTACAGAATAACCATCAAGGTAAATTGCGGTTAGAAAAATTAATTGATCAACTAAGAGATCAAACTCAGACCATAGAAATGGTTATGCATCTAGTGAAGACGAATTCTTAAAATACTCGATGAATGCTTGAATTGTTTAAATATTTAGGGTTTATCTTATGCTTCTATTGCTCAATAGCGCAGTCGAAGCACCCATATTCAGGTGGAGAAACTACGGTATTCAATGAAGGAGTCAATGCTTTTTCAATGCCGGCAAAAAATTTATCTTTACTTAGGCGGGAAGGGTTCTTTATTGGTAATGCTTTTTTTAAAAACCCCTGGGTAACAGCACCTGCCTCTACTTCTGCAAGAGATGGGTTAGGGCCTTTATTTAATACTAACGCTTGCCAATCTTGTCATGTGAAAGATGGAAGAGGTCGACCCCCTAATAATGATGAGTTGATGATTTCAATGCTTGTAAGGGTTAGTGTTGATGTTCCATATACTGATCAAAATCAACAGTCATTAATTAAGAATGGTTTGATAGCAGATCCAGTTTACGGTTCACAGATCCAGAATCGTGCAGTTGAGGGAGTTAAGCCTGAAGCGAAAGTGACACTTGCATGGCATGAATCAGATTTCAAATTTCCTGATGGTGAAATAGTATCGCTGAGGCGGCCAGAAATTATTCTGTCAAATTTAGCGTATGGTGATCTTCACGAGAATGTAATATTTTCTGCGCGAGTAGCACCGGTAATGGTCGGTATGGGTTTATTGGATGCGATACCTGAAGAAACACTTGAGAATTTTGTCAGAGCGCAAAAGCAATCTAATGCAGGAGTATCTGGCAAGCTAAATCAAGTTTGGGATAGACAATTAAATAAAATCACTGCCGGTCGCTTTGGTTGGAAAGCAGCAATGCCAACTGTTAGGCAGCAAGTTGCTGCTGCATTTTCTGGAGATATTGGGATTACTTCTCATTTTTTCCCCGAATCTACATGTAGTAATAAACAAGTGCACTGCTTATCAAAACCTTCAGGTGGTGAGCCTGAGCTGGAAGATGAGATCTTGGACTTTGTTACCTTCTATTCTAAATCTCTAGCTGTGCCTGCCAGAAGAAATTTAGATAGCGCATCAGTTATGCAGGGAGAGAGGATATTTGCAGAGCTAGGTTGCAATCATTGTCATATAGACACGGTTACTACAGGGATAGATAAACAGTTTCCTGAATACAGTCAGCAAGAAATTCATCCCTACACAGATTTGCTCTTGCATGATATGGGTGAGGGGCTTGCCGATGGTATGCGTGAGTTTGATGCTTCTGGTTCAGAGTGGAGAACACCGCCATTATGGGGAATTGGTCTATTGCAAACAGTAAATGAGCACACCAATCTACTGCATGATGGGCGTGCTCGAAATGTTGAAGAAGCTATTTTATGGCATCAAGGAGAAGGAATTTCTTCTAGAGACGCTTACGCAAACCTAACTTATAAAAAACGTAAAAGTCTATTGGATTTTGTTAATTCCCTCTAATTGCTTAGTCAGCAGAGCTGTCACTTAACATCATTTCTTGTAAGTAGTTTTTAATGCCTGCATGGCTGATTCTATCAAATTGCTCTTCTAGCCAGTCAACATGCTCTTCTTCACTTTCTAATATATGTTCAAACAATTCTCTGGATACATAGTCTTTGACACTTTCACAGTAAGCAATAGCCTCTTTTAGATCAGGAATAGCCTCCATCTCTAATTGAAGGTCGCATTTGAGCATTTCTTCCGGGGATTCGCCTATGTAAAGCTTTCCTAATGTTTGTAGATTGGGTAAACCTTCTAGAAATAAGATGCGTTCAATTAGCATGTCTGCATGTTTCATTTCATCAATCGATTCGTGATATTCATGATCGTTTAACTTCATTAACCCCCAGTTTTTATACATACGCGCATGTAAAAAATATTGGTTAATGGCGGTTAATTCATTTTTAAGCGTCTTATTTAAAAACTCGATTACTTTAGCGTCGCCTTTCATTTTCGTTCATCCATGTAAATTGATTATTGAGTAAAGTATAAACCAAAAATATGTAAAACATTGATTTGAAAATGAAGATGCAATCGTAGAAACGATTGATTATCATTTGCTGAGTTGAAAATTGTCGTTGAGCTGATTTAGACGAGATTAACTACAAATTCTTTGGGAAGGTTGTTATCTGATATGGCATTGCTTTGGCATTGGCTGCGGCAATTTCTCATGCACTGGCGTGCGTGGTTTTTACATTCACCGCACTGAGTGGCGACACCTAACTCAGATTGCACATCTGAAAATGAAGAAGCTCCATTATTAACAGCTTCCTCAATATGTCGATCAGTGACTTGTTTGCAGATACATACGAACATGCTGTAAAGATAATGCAAATGAGAATGATTGTCAATACCATCCATAATGGGGTAGATCGCAGATCCGATGAAATACGAGTAAAGTCCCATTCCTATGAGCTTTATTCAAATTATCTGCTGCCACGGAATTCCTGAATGACTAAGACATTACAAGCATATGTGCTGTGGGTGCTGTATTCATTTGGCTCATTATTGATTAGTTTTTGGCTTGCATGGCAATTGTCAGCGCAAGTAAATTTTCTTTACCCGCTTTGGTACTCTGCATTGAAGATTGATCAAACGATCGAACGGACCATGCCCAGACATTTATATAAGCAAGAATTCATTGCTACAGACGTGAGTGAGCACCACCGTTTGTTTGCAGAAATTGTTACCTGTATACAAAATCGCGGACAAGGTTTAGAAGCAATTAAATTTTATAGCCCCTCTGGGAAACAATTAGGTCAGTTTCTTACGCAAAGTGAGATTATTCACTTGCAAGATGTTGCAGCTCTGTTGGATATTCTGGGCTGGTTTTGTTTGGCGACATTTATTTTATGTTTGATAGTGCTAGCTGCGATTATAATTTTTCGAATGGGCATGCCGTCATCTAAGCGATTATTAGTAAGTATCATAAGCGTGCTTACATCGCTAGTAGTATTGATACTTGTATTTGGTGCAAAGAAGTTTTTCTATTGGCTACATACCGTGGTGTTTCCAGATAACCATCAATGGTTCTTTTATTATGAAGAGTCACTGATGAGTATGTTGATGAAAGCCCCTGACCTTTTTGCACCCATTAGTGTGCAGTTATTGCTGTTGGGTATCTTTATATGGCTGCTGCATTTAATGTTAGTACGAAAATTCGGTCGTTTTAGAATGGTTTAACAACGACTAGTATAACAATTGCAATTAATGCCAGCACAGGTGCTTCATTAAACCACCTAAACCAAACATGTGATTTAGTGTTGCGGTTAAGTTTGAAAGCTTTTACAAGAAAGCCACACCAGATGTGATAAAAAATTAGAAGCCAAATCAGCCCTAACTTTATATGCATCCAATAACCGATCATGTAAACGTCCCATGCAGGAATTAGCATCCATGTGCCGAATACAATCGTAAGTATTGCGC harbors:
- a CDS encoding HAD family hydrolase; its protein translation is MALALFDLDETLLAGDSDYLWGQHLVQQGVVDAEIYERTNREFYEQYKQGCLDIYEFSRFAFKPLSEHPLETLKKWRTEFVEERIKPIMTKKGVAALEKHRIAGDHLIIITSTNNFITQPIAELYNVHKLIATQPQIIDGKYTGELDTPCFAHHKIDRLNEWLDVSGLNLEGSYGYSDSHNDIPLLNAVQHPFAVDPDDNLRAHANNNNWEVISFRN
- a CDS encoding RNA pyrophosphohydrolase, with protein sequence MIDSQGYRANVGIVLYNDAGQLFWCKRCGQDAWQFPQGGISENESPEDALYRELKEETGLSRNDVEIVASSKQWLKYRLPPHLVRRRCFPKCIGQKQRWFLLRMVSDESRIDLQNSDIPEFDGWAWVDYWQPINDVVFFKRKVYRRALTEFAPIMNISVD
- a CDS encoding PepSY domain-containing protein, which translates into the protein MAKLHIWHRYIGVTASLFVIVLSATGLFLNFSDTLKLNKSHISTAWLLNHYNIGEFSVTSFQTNGHLVSQASNYIYLNGHYALNLKQSLVGALYLDDFILLATQSSLVLIDHDGQIVDEIGKYTGLPENPLGISITSNGHPVIRGVNTYWKGSKELSAWQPLKGPHPKWVAPTHTPNDIDKLIQEHARSNEINYERVLLDLHSGRLLGGWGQNIMSIAAILLLILAFTGIIIWLRKKPNQ
- a CDS encoding FMN-binding protein, whose protein sequence is MRKSIITLLILVTSLACSYSWAKGVYQSPEDFILEIFSSTAPEAERVIVKGDLSKELKSILGHRYSKIRIPYWRDGDRTVWILEKIGKELPITAGFVISDNQVEQFKVLVFRESRGWEIRNDFFTEQFDGAYLTTKNKLNQPIDNITGATMSVNAMKKLSRMALYLHKQVVKEE
- a CDS encoding porin, which translates into the protein MKVKQFSFGFLVSMSLLISSNGFAGEQVTVDKEEYEQLKAAVKFLMSEREENKKAVQDAKHAAEEAAASAKVATDNAQEATEVAEAAAEAIENPLLEGLQNLSIGGYGEVHYNNLNAEDDSRDLDEFDIHRFVLFFGYQFTEKLRFFSEFEIEHGGVESDGDPLGGEVEIEQAYIEYDFNNNSSVLGGVFLIPVGILNETHEPDTFYGVERNNIEAIITPATWWAVGSKLTHVFDAGFKLEAAVHSGLEIPTTGGNAYRVRSGRQKASNADGSHVAYTGAVTYTGVQGLEVGLALQHQDDASQTGGDGLDDGFLYAAHLAYAGNVGGLGVGLRAYYAEWDFDGDAVEAADDDEQKGWYIEPSIKPIENLGFFFRYEDVEGARERDEFNQWTLGANWWLHEHVVLKADYQDREHDEDAEEDRDFKGYNLGIGWQF
- a CDS encoding imelysin family protein; the protein is MIRTILITVLIMVTTFFANATLAAAAVTSKQVGHHYIQMAYQMFADTHKTAVILEQSINQFIANPNSQTHETAKKAWIKAHITYSQTEVFRFGNPNVDDWEGKVNAWPMDEGLLDYVNEDYHYEDGNPHANENLIASQAEINTELVKSTHEKAGSEANVASGYHAVEFLLWGQDQNAENASSGNRSHTDFLQSDLCTNPPCDRRAGYLGVITHLIVNDVAEMLEQWHPSTGSYAKEFAGLTGNEQVHRMLLGIGGLGFGELAAERIRVALIANSQEDEQSCFSDTTDLAILSNTVAIRNIYLGQYETLQGELIEGPSLSDLVSSSKLDNQLKEQLESSVSTANEISQVARHGEPFDQQILQNNHQGKLRLEKLIDQLRDQTQTIEMVMHLVKTNS
- a CDS encoding di-heme oxidoredictase family protein, coding for MPAKNLSLLRREGFFIGNAFFKNPWVTAPASTSARDGLGPLFNTNACQSCHVKDGRGRPPNNDELMISMLVRVSVDVPYTDQNQQSLIKNGLIADPVYGSQIQNRAVEGVKPEAKVTLAWHESDFKFPDGEIVSLRRPEIILSNLAYGDLHENVIFSARVAPVMVGMGLLDAIPEETLENFVRAQKQSNAGVSGKLNQVWDRQLNKITAGRFGWKAAMPTVRQQVAAAFSGDIGITSHFFPESTCSNKQVHCLSKPSGGEPELEDEILDFVTFYSKSLAVPARRNLDSASVMQGERIFAELGCNHCHIDTVTTGIDKQFPEYSQQEIHPYTDLLLHDMGEGLADGMREFDASGSEWRTPPLWGIGLLQTVNEHTNLLHDGRARNVEEAILWHQGEGISSRDAYANLTYKKRKSLLDFVNSL
- the bfr gene encoding bacterioferritin — its product is MKGDAKVIEFLNKTLKNELTAINQYFLHARMYKNWGLMKLNDHEYHESIDEMKHADMLIERILFLEGLPNLQTLGKLYIGESPEEMLKCDLQLEMEAIPDLKEAIAYCESVKDYVSRELFEHILESEEEHVDWLEEQFDRISHAGIKNYLQEMMLSDSSAD
- a CDS encoding (2Fe-2S)-binding protein, coding for MGLYSYFIGSAIYPIMDGIDNHSHLHYLYSMFVCICKQVTDRHIEEAVNNGASSFSDVQSELGVATQCGECKNHARQCMRNCRSQCQSNAISDNNLPKEFVVNLV
- a CDS encoding DUF1461 domain-containing protein; this encodes MTKTLQAYVLWVLYSFGSLLISFWLAWQLSAQVNFLYPLWYSALKIDQTIERTMPRHLYKQEFIATDVSEHHRLFAEIVTCIQNRGQGLEAIKFYSPSGKQLGQFLTQSEIIHLQDVAALLDILGWFCLATFILCLIVLAAIIIFRMGMPSSKRLLVSIISVLTSLVVLILVFGAKKFFYWLHTVVFPDNHQWFFYYEESLMSMLMKAPDLFAPISVQLLLLGIFIWLLHLMLVRKFGRFRMV
- a CDS encoding CopD family protein, whose product is MLWLKALHIIFMVTWFAGLFYLPRLFVYHAMCNDEISNERFKIMERKLFFGIMTPGAILTIVFGTWMLIPAWDVYMIGYWMHIKLGLIWLLIFYHIWCGFLVKAFKLNRNTKSHVWFRWFNEAPVLALIAIVILVVVKPF